The genomic interval GCTCTCTGTAGGGGCTTTGCAGAGCTACTGGGTGGGAATGGACCTGCAGTGAGGGTAGGAGGCCTGGAGTTTTTGTCCTTGGAGGAAGGTGAGCCAGGCCTCTCCGAGCAGGGGAGAAAACCCTGGACACACCCTTCCAGGGCTCCAAACTATCCGTGAGCATCCTGGACTCTGTGGCTCTAAcaacttaaataatttttattacaaaaggaagaaaagaccaAAACATCCCCAAAATTCTCACATGGGCTTCCCCCTCCGCGCCAATAAATAAGGTATGGGAGACTGACCAGCGGAGGGGGTGGGGATCATGGTTCAGCAGAAGGGGGAGCTTAGCCGGGGCGGGGGGTGGCAAGCACATCCAACCCACCTCCCCCAGTCCCCGGCACTACGGTCGCATTGGCCAGAACACAGAACTCTGCCCACAGACAGCAACAGTCTCTGGATGTGTCTTGAGGAGTGTGGCCGGGGAGGAATGTCATACCTCAGAATGGCCAGGATGGCTGCCCCACCCCTGTGGCCTTCCCAGTTCTGGACAACATTGGGTCCAGCCAGCTCCATGCTGGCTCCCAGGGAATTTAGCAGCATCAACTGAGGTGCAAGCCCACCCAAAGGGGCCTAAGACAGATGGAATGGGCCCTCCCCAATGGGGGAGGCAGAGTATGAAAACTCATAGTGAGAGCAGGCTGAGTTAGGAGTCGCCGTGCCAGCCTCAAGGTCTCTAGGAGAGAGGGGTCAACAACCACCCCCTCGCCAGCTCAGCTTGCAGCTCTATGACTACACCATGAcgggggtgggggaggctggTGTTGCCCAGTCAAGTCTCAATGGTGTATCTTCATGGCAGAGGAGATGGCAGGAGCCAGTGCCCCCCAGCTCAGGTCCTTTCCAGGGCCAGCTCCCTCCTGGCTGAGAGGCTTCTGGACCCAGTACAGCAGTTCCAGGAGGGCAGCGGTGGAGTCCTTTCAGCTCCCTGCCCCGGACATGCCCAGTGGGTGGAAGCTGCCCTCTTCTAGCAGGAGACGCCCCAGGCGGTAGAGCAGCTGGGGGTACCAATGCACACCCTCCCCCGGGGTCCAGCTGCCCCACACCAAGCTGTGAAAGAGTCTCAGGGGCCAGAAGGCCAACTGAGCCAGATGGTGGTCAGCCACGGCCGCGAAGCAGGATGCCACTACATCCTCTACCACCAGTGTCCCGTGCCTTGTGAGCGGGGCATAGGCCCCGAGGGCCACGTGTGTAGAGACAGCTGCCACACGGGCAGGCTGCAGGCCTGGCACCCCAGCCACCAGCACGTACTGGCCAGGCTGCACGTGGCTGGCAAATGTGGCCCGGAAGCGGGCTGCCGGCTCCGTGTGATTGTCAGCCGTAAAGAGCAGGTGAGCGGGTGTGAGTGCCAGGCGGCGTGGGGGGTCCTGAGTCTCGATGACCTGGAAGGCTCTCAGCCTGTGGGGCTCGCGGTCCAGGAAAATGAGCACATCGCTGAAGGTGGGGCTCCCGTCCTCCCCCATGGCCAGCACACGGTCTCCCGGCCTCACGGCTGACAAGGCCACACGCGCCCCACTCTCCAGGCGTACCTGGGCTCCGGCAGGGAAGCAGCCGCCCGTCTTGGCTGCGGCCGAGTGCTCTGTGGGAGAAAGGGACATGAAGGTGTTACTGCTGCGCAGCTCAGCCTCCTGGTCACAACGACCCTCccttggccaccccagccagccagAGCTCCTCTTGCTCCCAGAGAGCCCCCGTCACCATATCCTGGCTCCTGCCCCCCACTTCCTATGCAGGCTTGAACCCATACTTCACTGCCCCCATCCCCTTACTCCAATGTGATCTTCTGTGACCCCCTCCCCAGCCTAATACTTTGCCAACGAGAGGAGCATAGTGGGGCTCCAAGACCCAGTGGATGAGAAGGAAAGGGCTACCTCATGGAGGGGGGAGGTTGCTTATCTCCTCCGAGGCCTAGATGTTCTGTTATTTCTCACCCCTTGCTCGGACACTTCCCAAAAATTGCCCTCTCAGGCTGACTCCCCAGGTTCTGTAACAGAGCTGGACCTTTGAATGTAGGGATGTGAAAGGAGCCCACCCAATGGGGCGAAGGCAGACTCCTGGGCAGCCTCCAAGTGAATGTTTGGGTCAGGAGCAGGCCAGGGGCGAGGACACAGTCACCATCTTCAGTTCATGCGCTGAGTCCCTGTGCAGGGACAAAACACTGTGGCATCAGCAGGTGAGCAGGAGAACAGTGTTTGGGGGTCAGGAGTAATGAATGGAAGTGGTTGTCGTGGGTCAATGTTTGCAGTGAAGGGTGGATGGGGCTTGCAGTAGACACAGTTGGCAGGGGAAGTATTGAGTGGAAGGTTCAGGGTATGGTTGTGGGTCAGGGTAGGGTCAGGAATATCAAAATGTGGGCCTGGGCTCAGTGTGCGGGTCTATGAGAGTGCAACTACTACACGCTGCCAGTGTGAAAGGCTGAGCCAGCAGCCAGGTGGGGTTTGGCTGGGAGCCACACAGGAACCATTTGGAGCCTCCATGGCTGGGTTCAGTGTAGGTGACAGGGTGCTGACAAGACTTGAGGGAGGGGTGAGGCCCCAGTGCCTGCCAATTCTGATCAACAATGCGGCCAATCTGGGAAAATCCACTTTATTGAGTCCACTTTGTTTAGTCTGGCTCTCCTGGCTGGCTTTGCCCCGAAATGTCCAGCTTCAGGGCACAAGGGGAGAGGTTGGGGACGCCTGCGCCCCAGGAAGGGCTGACCTGCAGCTGGGTGGTGGGTGCTGAGCCTCTGGGCTCCTGGTCAGGCATGCAGGTGTCTGGGCATACCCCAGCCCCTGGCCCCACCACCCGCCGTGTTCTGTgccaggtggggtggggaggcctTGTCTGGCAGCCTGGCTTCCTCCATCTGTCCAGCTTGCTCTGTCTTGCACCTCCTGTGGCAGGCTCTGGACTGTGGGCCACCAGGTCAGCACCCAGCAGCCCTGGGACAGGGCCCTATCTCCCTAGGTTCCTACCATGACACTACCAGGCATGGGATGAGCAGGCAGTCACGGTCAGGAGCAGCCTTGGAGAGCGCCGCCGATGTCCTCTTCCCCCATCCCTGCCTCCATTCCCGGGCAGGCCTCTTCACCTTCTCGGCACTACGCCTCCTGCCCACGCCCTGCGGCCCCGGCCCCGGGCCCAGCCCCCCGGCGGCGGCTCACCGGACTTGACGGAGCAATGCACGTGGGCCTTTGACTCGTAATACACCCAGTCAAAGCCGGCCTCCACTGCCAAGCGCGCCAGCAGTCCATACTTATTGCGGTCGCGGTCTGATGTGGTGATGTCCACCGCGCGGCCCTCATAATGCAGGGACTCCTCTGAGTGGTGGCCGTCCTCGTCCCAGCCCTCGGTCACCCGCAGCTTCACACCGGGCCACTGGTTCATCACTGAGATAGCCAGCGAGTTCAGGCGGTCCTTGCAGCGCTGGGAGAGGAATGTGTGCGAAATCAGCGAGAGCGAAATCAGCCGGAGGAGCCGGCCGAGGTGCAGGTGTAGGCGCAGCCTCGCCCAGAACTCTCTCGCCACACCCACGGGAGCTGGAAGCCCAGGAGGGTGCTGTCCCTCTCCCTTAGGAACAGAGAGCCCTGAAGTTCTCCCTCCCTAGCATGCAGCCGCCCCCGGAGATCTGGACCGCACGGCGGTATCACAAATCTGGAGGAGGCATGGAGGCAAGCGCCCTGGCGGCGCCTTTTCTGGTAGGTGGAGGTCTCCTCCCTCCTGTGCTGTCTTCAGCTCCGGGTACCCATCCCTCCGCAGACAGGACTACACCTTTCAGCGCCCGGTCCCTCTGTGCCTCCAAGGCAGGAGGGCCAGCCAGCGGCCGGGAGGGAGGAGTGGCCGCTGAGCCGACTGCCTGCGGCGGGCCTGCGAGGCGTGCAAGGCCCGAGGTGCCCAGTAGGTGTCACCGCAGCCTCAGGGCTGAGGCCTGGGGACGACGGGCTCTGGAGGCGCGGCAGGTGCAGAGCGTCTCGGTAGCTTCAGGGGGTGTGTTGGAGGGGAATCGCCGGCCTACCTGGATCCCTCGAGCACCACCGAGGATTCCTGCCGGGACCCTCTTATAATCCGAAACCGGCCCACACCCCCAGAGATGACAGGGCCAGGGAACCAGAAACCGGCGGACTAGCACCAGGGCCGCCCAATGAGGGGTCACATGCAGCGTCTTCCTCTGCAAGGCGCATAAAGGGCTGACAATCCCAGACCTCCAGGACCTCTGCACCGGTGCCCCGCCCCTATACCGTAGGAAGGAACTCCATAAACCAAGCTTCTGATCTCAGGGAGCCAGCTCCACCATCCTCCTCACGTGGAGTTGGGGTAGAGCCGCGCCCTGGGGGAAGGACCGAAGCGGTCATCCTTGGTTGCTGCCTCCTGGTGTGCCTGGGTCCTGAGAGCCCAAGAGACTGTGCAGCTGACTCTGAGAAGAAGAAGCTGGGGCCGGGGCCTCGGTCTGAGGGGAAAGGCCCTTCCGCCATGCCTCCACTCTGAGATTCGAGGCGCCAACAAGTGTGGGCAGCCCAAGTCTCAACCTACCCCCACCCTGCAGAGCCCGGGCCTCACAGACCCTTGGACTCAGCCTGCCAGGAGCCAATAGCAGCTACAACCCAGGGCCTCGCAGGTCCTCGCTGGtgcacagcctggctgggggtGCTTACTGCCCAGGGAGGGAGTTCTGCTTGCTCCTTTGTAGACTCTGCCGTCAGGCTTCTAGCCCCCCACCTATGCCCGCCTGCAGCCCTGGTTCCCCGCCTCTCTCCCTCACCGCCACCGCCCCCTCTCGGGTCCAGAGCCCGGGCGTGCGCTGTCAATGATTGCCCAGCCCGTGGCCCGGATCCTTATCTGCATTCCTCggcgcccggcccggcccggccacCAGCCAACCTTCGGCCCCGACACTGGCCGGCCAGCCCCGGCGCCAGGGTGCATGCTGAGGGCCCTGAGTCTAGCTGCTCTTCCCAACGGATCTAGAAAGCCAGGGGCCTGCTTTCAGGAGGAAGCCTCGGGAGACCCCGAAGGAAGGGGGTGAAGGTCTCTCCCCTCGCGGACCTGGCTGCTAGGAAGGAATTTGCGCCTCTAAGCTTGGGTGGAGCGCGGGTCCTGCTCCCAGCATGCAGAGACTAGCGTCAGCCCTGGTCCCTGCCTCCCTCGGCATCTCAGCCCCTCTCTTCCACTCCTTCTCGtccccaccaccaagcccaggaATCCCCTAAGCCCAGTCCCAGAGCTCGAAGGCCCCAATAACCCACCCTTCCACTGCAGTAGCACCCCTCAGCTCTCCGGACAGACACGTGGGCTCGCTGGGCAGGTTCCCTTTCCCACCTTCGCCTCCCTATTCAACTCTTCCTCGCTGTTCTTAACCGCAGACCCAGCCGGGACGCTGCTCCTGGAAGGGGCAGCCCATAGAACCAAGAGCGCACAGGAAGGAAAGGCCGTGGTGCCCCTACGCACCCAGAGATTCTTTGCCTCAGGGGTGCCGAAAAGTTTCAAAATGAAAGGGGCACAGCTGTGCAGAAGGTTAGGCCAGGAGGGACTGCGTGGGTCCTGGAGGCGCAGGAGGCAGACGGGTAGAGGTACCTCCGGGTGCAGCGTCTGGCTGAGCTGCCAGTACTTTGGGGCAGAGGAGCCGCCGCCAACCTGCTGGGTTGTGGGGCTTGGCAGCGGGGAGCTCTTCTAGCAGTCTCCGCCGGGCTTGGGGATGCCGACACTCCTGCCTGGACCCCTGGCCAGCCCATCTTGGGCAGGAGGCAGCGGGGCTTGGCGAGAGGGGCAGGTGCCAGGGAGCGTGCCAGCCAGTCGAGAAAAGGTGCCAGGGGGTGGGTAGGGCCGGGCAGGTGGCGGTGCTTCGGTGGCGGCGCGCTGGTAGGGCGGATCGCGCTCACCTGGGTCATGAGGCGGTCGGCGCCTGTGTTCTCCTCGTCCTTGAAGATGATGTCTGGATTGTAATTGGGGGTGAGCTCCTTGAAGCGCTCGGAGCTGCGAGCGATCTTGCCTTCATAGCGTCCGCTGGCGCCCAGGGTCTTCTCGGGCACGTTGGGGCTGAACTGCTTGTAGGCGAGCGGCACGAGTTTGCGCGGCGGTCGCCGGCGGCTGCCCACCACCCGGCCCGGCCCGCAGCCCCATGCCGCCGgcaccaccagcagcagcaacagGAGCAGGCAGAAGTGCAGTCGGGGCCGGATCCGGGCGGGAGACATGGCCAGGGAGCCCGGGGGAGCGGCGGGCGAGGTCTCCTGGTGGGCTGATGGGCAGGCGCGTCGACGGGAGCGCTGCGGGGGCTCAGGCGTCCGGGTGGCTCCGGGGGGCTCCAGGCGGGGGCGCCATGGGCGGCGCGGTGCGGCCAGGGCCGGCGGGACTCAAGTGCGGGGCGGGGGCCCGGGGCCCGAGCTGGTGGCGGCGCGCTGTCCCCCTCGGCGCCTCGACTCTGAGCTGCCGGGCTCGCCGGCCGCCAATAAATAGGCCGGCCCGTTTGTTTTGGCAacgcggcggcggcggggggcggcgggcggcggggctGCGGGCCgccgggctgggctgggctggccgGGCCGGCGGGCTGCAGGGCCCCGCGGTTAGCACCCCGGCCCGGCGGTCAGGCGGCTCGGGCGGAGCGGGAGCTGCTGCCGTCTGCGGCGCAGCCCGGGGCCGAGTGAGAGGGGAAATGGAAGAGATCCGGGCTCGGGCCCCGCGCAGACCGCACCCTACCCATGTCCCTGCCTCCTGTGCGCTCGACAGCGAACCTGCAGCAAGGGCAGCACAGCCTCCTCCCCCTCGGGCGGGCGGCCCCGGCACTAGCCAGCCCTCGTCCCGCTCGCGCCTCCGCCGCGCGTCCGCCCGCCCGCTGCCCTCTGCGCCCCCTGCGCTGCCCGAGTTTGCCCTCCCCGCCTGGACGCGCCCCACCCCGCCCTGGCCTCGCCTACCGGCTCTTCGCGGCTCTGGGGTGCCCCGCCAGGCGCAAACCTCCCGGACAGGAGCTGCCACCCCCACGGAGACCGCAACCCACGGCGCGGCCGGACGCGAGGGGCGGGGGGCAGTGGCCGGACCGCACAGCCGCCTACGGTGTCCCCTGCGGGGAAGCAAACCCAAAAGGCAGGAGGCCGCTCATAACCTGGTGCCCCACCCTGGCCCAGGCGACGCGCCCTTTCAGCTTGGTGGAGCTGGGTTCTGTATCAACCCGGTGCACATCCCACAGCCTGCCTGTCGGTGTCAAACTGGGGATGGGGAGTCTAGCCTTTTGAAGAGTCAAGTAGGGGGTTTTAAGTTGGAAACACTGTTGAAAGTGACAATATGAAGTTGCAAAGGGATAGGTCAATATGCAGAGAAGGGTAGCTAAAATGGTGACGTCAACAGAATACCGAAGAACCCCGACTGACCATGTTAAGAGGGGCAGCAAAGATCTCAGTAATGGGGGCTTGGTATGAATGCCAAAATGATGCAAAGCCACCGGAACTGCTAAATAATTACTTGGTTCTATATTACACATTTAAAAGAGCAGAGAATATGTACAAACAACTAGGAACGTGAACATGTGTTATGTGTTTTTATATGACATTCGGGAAAGCTGAATGAATTAGGATCCCATCTGCCAAAACAAGTAAAGGCAAGTGtgttaaaagcaaacaaaaaacatcacCACCACAACACCAAACTATGATTTGACTGTAATAGATTCTACAAATCCAATAAAGGTAGAAATgaaaagatgagaaataaaaggaCTTAAAAATTCTCACTCAAATGCTATTAATACAATACGTACCATTTTATTGGTACTTATATTCCTGAACATGGGAGTTATTAGATATTATTGTACTATGTCTTCTACTTGCATTATCTAATTTAAACTCAAAACGGCCAAAGGAGCTATTACTGTCCACATTTTACGAATGAAGATATTGAAGTTCAGAGAAGATGAACAACTTGCTAGTGGCTGAAAAGCAGGGATTGAAGCCCATGACTCTGGCCCAGCCCCAGTTTTCGCCTATGCAGGTGCATTGTCCCTCTGTGCAGGACCAATCCACTCAACACCACTGGGTTCGGAGTTGAAGTAGCTGTTCACAGATTTACTCACACTCTCTGGATCAGTTTTATAAACACAAATTCAGGATTGGATGAGACTCAAGAGAGTGCTTAATCTAAGCGCTTGatattacagaaaaggaaactgaggcccacagaaaGAAATTTAGGATTGCTCCactaggagtggaatggtgccTGCAATGTGGAAACAAAATGGATCGCCTCCTTTCCTCCCCTTTGCCCGCACCTTCTCCCCACCCCGCATGTTCTTTCTTGCATTAGCATTCAGATTCTGTTTCCTAGTCAAAGATGAATGTTGCTTCTTTTCCCTGAAAGCTTTCCAAGTGCTTTAACTTGTATTTTCCAGGGCTCAAGAACTATCTCTGCGATATTCTCCATCCCCTTTCCCTCCTGCCCCACTACCTCAGATTTCTGGAGCAGGGTCAGTACCTCTCACAAACCAGACAAACAGGGGCTCTCTGTTTTTATGGAGTTCCATGAAAGAAAATTCCATAGGCTTCTGTGGTCACCTATCCCACTGTTTAATAATATTCTTCTAGAGAAATTTCGCCTAAATTTAAtctatctccctccctctctaATGCAAATTCAACTCGTTCCTCTTTTTCTGGCCTTAGGGATTAGGGCCATTATCCTGCTGATTATCCTTCATGCATTGTCTTGAAGAGTTGTTAAATTGctttcaatcttcttttctccAAGTAAAAGACAATTTCTTTAAGTTCTCTCAGAGGTTCTAATTTATAACCATTTATTAGCTTTTCcattctttctctcatttctccTCTCTCAGACTGTAATTCTAACCTATTAAATACAAATCTGGTAAAGATCTGATCCATGTCAAATAAGTTTTTATGCTATAAGTACTCCCATAGCTTGCCATCAGGTATGCCTCTGCAGCAGAGCCACCTCGTTGGTTGAGACTGGGCTTCACTAAGACCAGACCCTCCTCTGCTAGGCTAATTTAGGAACAGTGATTAGGGTGTGTGCTGGAGAAGCACAGGGAGACCAGCATGTATCAAGTCTTTTCTCTCTGCCAGGTGCTTTACACAATTAGTAAAATCTCCACAATAATCCTCTGTGCACGacatcattctcattttacaaatctaTAACTCCAAGATCTAGATGCCAAGTAACTTGCCTGGGGTCTCAGAGCTAAAATTTGAACCCAGAGCTTTTGCACTCCAAAGCTATACTCTTTTTCTCAGGACATAATGGTGCTCCAAGATCTGAATCTCAAATTTGGGTCAACATCAGTCCAACCTCCTTCAGTGGAGGAAGGGTGGAGACTGGGAACACCATAATTTCTACAGCAGTGACCTGGAGCACTTTAAATCCAACCTGGGGCCTCAGTAGCCGGGTCATTTCTTGGCTGCCTATGTTCTTAGCTGTTCAGTAGGTGTAGGGTGGCTTTTAAACTGGGCTAGTAGTTCCTTAGACCTATCAAACAAGGCCTGGTTCTTTTTCTGATCATTGCCAGCCTCTGTCAGCAGTATTAAAATTGGACGGGGGCAGAGTATGCCACTCTGGAAGCTCCAATGACCTACAGCCTGGGACATGTGACCTCATTATCAGGAGAGAGATGCAGTGATCGAGCCTCACTGGGCTCGACCCTCCTGGGCCTGCTGGTAAAATCACTTTCTTCTCTCACCTTTAGATCTCTTCTATCCTTCAATCAGCTCTATTTTGAAGAGAACAAATTATctattgctttggataatat from Pongo abelii isolate AG06213 chromosome 11, NHGRI_mPonAbe1-v2.0_pri, whole genome shotgun sequence carries:
- the IHH gene encoding indian hedgehog protein; the encoded protein is MSPARIRPRLHFCLLLLLLLVVPAAWGCGPGRVVGSRRRPPRKLVPLAYKQFSPNVPEKTLGASGRYEGKIARSSERFKELTPNYNPDIIFKDEENTGADRLMTQRCKDRLNSLAISVMNQWPGVKLRVTEGWDEDGHHSEESLHYEGRAVDITTSDRDRNKYGLLARLAVEAGFDWVYYESKAHVHCSVKSEHSAAAKTGGCFPAGAQVRLESGARVALSAVRPGDRVLAMGEDGSPTFSDVLIFLDREPHRLRAFQVIETQDPPRRLALTPAHLLFTADNHTEPAARFRATFASHVQPGQYVLVAGVPGLQPARVAAVSTHVALGAYAPLTRHGTLVVEDVVASCFAAVADHHLAQLAFWPLRLFHSLVWGSWTPGEGVHWYPQLLYRLGRLLLEEGSFHPLGMSGAGS